Proteins co-encoded in one Papaver somniferum cultivar HN1 chromosome 5, ASM357369v1, whole genome shotgun sequence genomic window:
- the LOC113283284 gene encoding ultraviolet-B receptor UVR8-like, whose amino-acid sequence MEIMADEEVTTPRRQVLLISAGASHSVALLSGNVVVSWGRGEDGQLGHGDAEDRPFPTQMSALDGHEIISITCGADHAIAYSESLMQLYSWGWGDFGRLGHGNSSDLFTPQPIKALGGVRIKQIACGDSHCLAVTMHGEVQSWGRNQNGQLGLGTTEDSLVPQKVQAFQGISVKMVAAGAEHTAAVTEDGELFGWGWGRYGNLGLGDRNDRLVPQKVSAVYGQKMVLVACGWRHTISVCASGSLYTYGWSKYGQLGHGDCEDQLIPHQLQALRNDVISQISGGWRHTMALTSDGKLYGWGWNKFGQVGVGDNVDHCVPVQVKFPIEQKVVQISCGWRHTLAVTERQNVFSWGRGTNGQLGHGENIDRNTPKIIEALSTDGFSCQNIEPSKAESLSGRMWVSPSKRYAIVPGESVQGQSFVPSNVSDLSVPESDVKRMRF is encoded by the exons ATGGAAATCATGGCAGATGAAGAGGTGACTACACCAAGGCGTCAAGTTCTTCTTATTTCAGCTGGTGCAAGTCACTCAGTTGCTTTGCTAT CTGGAAATGTCGTTGTCTCTTGGGGACGAGGGGAGGACGGGCAACTGGGACATGGAGATGCTGAAGATCGGCCTTTTCCTACTCAAATGAGCGCGTTGGATGGGCATGAGATAATATCTATTACTTGCGGAGCTGACCATGCAATTGCATATTCTGAGTCGCTGATGCAACTATATAGTTGGGGATG GGGTGATTTTGGTAGGTTGGGCCATGGTAACTCTAGTGATTTGTTTACTCCTCAACCAATTAAAGCACTTGGAGGTGTAAGAATAAAGCAAATTGCTTGTGGAGACAGCCACTGTCTGGCAGTTACTATGCATGGCGAAGTTCAGAG ctggGGACGAAATCAAAATGGGCAGCTTGGTTTGGGCACCACCGAGGACTCACTTGTGCCGCAAAAGGTTCAAGCTTTCCAG GGAATATCGGTTAAAATGGTGGCCGCTGGTGCTGAACATACAGCTGCGGTTACAGAAGATGGTGAGCTTTTTGGTTGGGGTTGGGGTCGATATGGAAACTTGGGTCTTGGTGACAGAAATGATCGACTAGTTCCTCAGAAGGTTTCTGCTGTTTAT GGACAAAAGATGGTTCTAGTTGCATGTGGATGGCGCCATACGATATCTGTCTGTGCCTCAGGGAGTTTGTATACTTATGGATGGAGTAAATATGGTCAACTAGGTCATGGGGATTGTGAGGATCAACTCATTCCTCATCAGTTACAAGCCTTACGCAATGATGTCATTTCTCAG ATATCAGGTGGCTGGCGACATACTATGGCTTTAACATCTGATGGAAAACTTTATGGATGGGGATGGAATAAG TTTGGACAGGTTGGTGTTGGTGATAATGTTGATCACTGCGTGCCTGTGCAAGTTAAGTTTCCAATTGAACAG AAAGTAGTGCAGATCTCCTGTGGTTGGAGGCACACACTTGCTGTAACAGAAAGACAGAATGTATTCTCATGGGGTAGGGGTACAAATGGACAACTTGGACATGGCGAGAACATTGACAG AAACACACCAAAGATAATAGAGGCCTTGAGCACTGATGGATTCAGTTGTCAAAACATTGAACCCTCCAAGGCTGAGTCTTTATCAG GAAGGATGTGGGTGTCACCATCAAAGAGATATGCAATTGTTCCCGGTGAATCT GTACAGGGGCAGTCATTTGTCCCAAGCAATGTGAGTGATCTAAGTGTCCCGGAGAGCGATGTCAAAAGAATGCGCTTCTAA
- the LOC113283282 gene encoding probable receptor-like protein kinase At1g11050, whose translation MSSLGVRQRYFQLLFTSSIFFLASTLSSVSSITTTSNSTSSSCPIDMSYVNKITWDNSGCKNTTRNQKQQQTCCQTLLSLFGVGLSTHLKQTGLFHLPTHSAATSCVDEFQSNLNSLSLPSDISSTCFGNPDRFVISPQVCAGIQNTTDWINALGTSTLLDSSCSSDLSVLTSCDSCVAAGFKVQSKLMTIDRNTSHAMDCFYFAVLYAAGIANRYGPENFDTATCIFGLTIINNSSNGKRNHHSSIAFAVAGASVAVLGVICSLLGFFWWRRHQSQKRKKADEAGDLDSDQERSSKMKRPNTGSIWFKIKDLEKATDNFSQKNMIGRGGFGIVYKGTLSDGSLVAVKKMIESDFQGNAEFCNEVEIISNLKHRNLVSLRGCCVTGDGEDGEEVNGSEQMRYLVYDFMPNGNLDDHLFLLNNKKKALSWPERKSIILDVAKGLAYLHYGVKPSIYHRDIKATNILLDSEMKARVADFGLAKQNREGQSHLTTRVAGTHGYLAPEYALYGQLTEKSDIYSFGIVILEIMSGRRALDLNSLGSPTSVLITDWAWTLVKSGETDQVFDETLLLLDDGNNNPKGIMERFVMVGILCAHVMVALRPTILDALKMLEGDIEVPPLPDRPLPLSHRSFCSNGNTFSSLSATSTTGLQFNPGDMLR comes from the coding sequence ATGTCTTCTTTGGGGGTGAGGCAAAGGTACTTTCAGTTACTATTTACTAGTTCCATTTTCTTCTTAGCTTCAACTCTGAGCTCAGTTTCATCCATTACTACTACTTCAAATTCCACTTCTTCTTCATGTCCAATTGATATGAGTTATGTCAATAAAATCACATGGGATAATTCAGGATGTAAAAACACaacaagaaatcaaaaacaacaacaaacctGTTGTCAAACTCTTCTGAGTCTATTTGGTGTAGGTCTCTCCACACATCTTAAGCAAACTGGTTTGTTTCATTTACCAACTCATTCAGCTGCAACTTCCTGTGTTGATGAATTCCAATCCAATCTCAATTCCCTTTCTTTACCATCAGATATCTCTTCAACTTGTTTTGGAAACCCCGATCGATTTGTAATCAGTCCACAGGTCTGTGCTGGGATCCAGAACACAACAGATTGGATTAATGCACTTGGGACTTCAACACTGCTTGATTCTTCTTGTAGCTCAGATCTTTCTGTTCTTACATCTTGTGATTCTTGTGTTGCTGCTGGTTTTAAGGTTCAGTCAAAATTAATGACTATTGATAGAAATACTAGTCATGCTATGGATTGTTTCTATTTTGCTGTTCTTTATGCTGCTGGTATTGCTAATCGATatggtcctgagaattttgatactgCTACTTGTATATTTGGATTGACGATCATTAACAATTCATCTAATGGGAAGAGGAATCACCATTCTTCTATAGCTTTTGCCGTGGCTGGTGCTTCTGTGGCGGTGCTAGGGGTGATCTGTTCTTTGTTAGGGTTTTTCTGGTGGAGACGCCACCAATCACAGAAGAGGAAGAAAGCTGATGAGGCTGGAGATTTGGATTCTGATCAGGAAAGGAGTTCAAAGATGAAACGGCCAAATACTGGATCAATTTGGTTTAAGATTAAGGATCTTGAAAAAGCTACAGATAATTTCTCTCAGAAGAATATGATTGGTAGAGGTGGATTTGGGATTGTGTATAAGGGAACTTTGTCAGATGGGAGTCTAGTTGCAGTCAAGAAAATGATTGAATCAGATTTCCAAGGAAATGCAGAATTCTGCAATGAAGTTGAGATTATTAGCAATTTGAAGCATCGAAATCTTGTGTCGCTTCGCGGCTGCTGTGTTACTGGAGACGGCGAAGACGGTGAAGAAGTGAATGGAAGTGAACAGATGAGGTATCTTGTTTATGATTTCATGCCAAATGGTAATTTGGATGACCATCTCTTCTTGCTGAACAATAAGAAGAAGGCATTGAGTTGGCCAGAAAGGAAATCTATAATACTGGATGTTGCAAAGGGTTTAGCATATCTGCATTATGGAGTTAAACCATCAATTTATCATAGAGATATTAAAGCTACAAATATACTTTTAGATTCAGAAATGAAAGCCAGAGTTGCAGATTTTGGATTGGCAAAACAAAATAGAGAAGGCCAATCCCATCTGACTACTAGAGTTGCAGGTACACATGGATATTTAGCACCAGAATATGCATTGTATGGGCAGTTGACAGAAAAGAGTGATATCTACAGTTTCGGTATTGTGATTTTGGAGATAATGAGTGGAAGAAGAGCATTGGATTTGAATTCTTTAGGATCACCAACATCAGTTTTGATTACTGATTGGGCATGGACACTTGTGAAATCAGGAGAGACTGACCAAGTTTTTGATGAAACATTGTTGCTGTTGGATGATGGTAATAACAATCCTAAAGGAATTATGGAAAGATTTGTGATGGTTGGGATATTATGTGCTCATGTAATGGTAGCTTTAAGACCTACCATTTTAGATGCACTCAAGATGTTAGAAGGTGACATTGAAGTTCCTCCTCTTCCAGATCGACCCTTACCACTCAGTCATCGATCTTTTTGCAGTAATGGAAACACATTCAGTTCATTGTCAGCAACATCCACGACTGGCCTTCAGTTCAACCCTGGCGATATGCTCAGGTAA